A genomic window from Spodoptera frugiperda isolate SF20-4 unplaced genomic scaffold, AGI-APGP_CSIRO_Sfru_2.0 tig00002108_1, whole genome shotgun sequence includes:
- the LOC126913026 gene encoding LOW QUALITY PROTEIN: cytochrome b-like (The sequence of the model RefSeq protein was modified relative to this genomic sequence to represent the inferred CDS: substituted 8 bases at 8 genomic stop codons), giving the protein MINKYIPIRKSHPVLKIINGSLIDLPSPSNISIXXNFGSLLALCLIIQILTGLFLTIYYTANIEIAFYRVNYICRNVNYGXLIRTLHANGASFFFICIYLHIGRGIYYESFNLKYTXIIGVIILFLLIATAFIGYVLPXGQISFXGATVITNLLSAIPSLGVILVNXIXGGFAVDNATLTRFYTFHFLLPFIILIITIIHLLFLHQTGSNNPLGLNRNYDKIPFHPFFTFKDLIGFIIILFLLTILTLTNPYLLGDPDNFIPANPLVTPIHIQPE; this is encoded by the coding sequence atgataaacaaatatataccaaTTCGTAAATCACATCccgtattaaaaattattaacggATCATTAATTGATCTACCTTCACCATctaatatttcaatttgatgaaattttggaTCTTTACTAGCCTTATGCTtaataattcaaattttaacaggattatttttaactatatatTATACAGCTAATATTGAAATAGCATTTTATAGAGTTAATTATATTTGTCGAAATGTTAATTATGGATGATTAATTCGAACTTTACATGCAAATGGAGcatcttttttctttatttgtatttatttacatattggaCGAGGAATTTATTATGAATCCTTTAACTTAAAATACACATGAATAATCGGAGTAatcattttattcttattaatagCAACAGCATTTATAGGATATGTTTTACCTTGAGGGCAAATATCTTTTTGAGGAGCAACtgttattactaatttattatcagCTATCCCCTCTTTAGGAGTTATATTAGTAAATTGAATTTGAGGAGGATTTGCCGTTGATAATGCTACTTTAACacgtttttatacatttcactttttattaccatttatcattttaataataactataattcatttattatttttacatcaaaCTGGTTCCAATAATCCATTAggattaaatagaaattatgataaaattccATTTCATCCATTTTTCACATTTAAGGACTtaattggatttattattatattatttttattaacaattttaactttaactaatCCTTATTTATTAGGAGATCCTGATAATTTTATCCCAGCAAATCCTTTAGTAACTCCAATTCATATTCAACctgaatga